From Periophthalmus magnuspinnatus isolate fPerMag1 chromosome 12, fPerMag1.2.pri, whole genome shotgun sequence, a single genomic window includes:
- the slc31a2 gene encoding probable low affinity copper uptake protein 2, translating to MQMTFYTSSSVTLLFEFWEVHGVAGMLLSVLVVFLLTLTYETLKVTRIWLDHHFKCTAPPPAGNRSPSLEGCQSESSLTPIASTQPPPPVSTKHSVLFHGVQAGLHTLQVVLGYMLMLCVMSYNTWIFLAVVCGSVLGYYILFPVASSMSNYANTI from the exons ATGCAA atgACATTTTACACGTCCAGCAGTGTGACTCTGCTGTTTGAGTTCTGGGAGGTGCATGGAGTGGCAG GTATGCTGCTGTCTGTGCTGGTGGTTTTCCTCCTCACATTGACCTATGAAACCCTCAAAGTGACCAGGATCTGGCTGGATCATCACTTTAAgtgcacagcgccccctcctgcAGGAAACAGAAGTCCTTCACTAGAGGGCTGTCAATCAGAATCGTCCCTGACCCCCATCGCGTCCACACAGCCCCCTCCCCCTGTCAGCACCAAGCACAG TGTGCTCTTCCACGGGGTCCAGGCTGGTCTCCACACTCTGCAGGTGGTTCTGGGATACATGCTCATGCTCTGTGTCATGTCCTATAACACATGGATTTTCCTGGCTGTGGTCTGCGGCTCAGTGCTGGGATACTACATCCTCTTCCCCGTCGCCTCCTCCATGTCCAACTATGCGAACACTATATGA